TATCGAAGGTGAGAAATGGTCTGCTACTAAATGGATTCATGTGAGGTCCTTTGAGACTGTATTTAATAATGAATGCCAAGATCAAAATCCGAGCTGCTCCCAGTGGGCTGTTAATGGTGAATGTGGAAAAAATCCTCTATACATGGTGGGTTCTGAAAATTCTGTAGGTCATTGTAGGAAGAGCTGCAAGGTTTGCTCCTGAGAGGAATATGTAGACAAAATTTTCTATCACATATAAATATTACTAGTTGAGCAATCTTATCCACATTCTTTGTATATCTGGTTTGTACATTAAGTACCCTCTTAGACAGTTTAAAGTAAGGAGATCTTTTCGAAACACGGTGGATTGATTAACTGAATACTTTTGTAGTAGCACTGAGTATATCAAAGTTTTGATATCACCCTCAAATTTGTCTTCCCCTGTTTTTTTCTGTCTCTGCTTGTAATATGAACCCAAGGGTTTGGCCTCCTAATGGTTTATAAGGTGGAAGGAGAATTATAAGGTTCAATGtctaaatgaaattaaaaaaaaaatcactcatCTATCATAGGTATTGGTTACCAGAGTTATCTGGTAACTATGCTGGTGAGTGGTGAGATGttcaaaaatcttcattttctttttaaatttcgCGATTGATGAAACGTAgtagaaagagagaaaaaaaagatggCACCACAAAAAGAAAAGGTCCAAAACTTCCCCAAAATATATCTTTAGGCCAAGGGAATTCAAGTGCACACAAGGATTTTGACAAAACTTGTAACTAGTCAAATACTCTACTATTTTTTGTCCACAAGAGATAGACCAtccaaattatattttcaatcgATAAATATATTGGAATTGGTTTTACAATTTTTCGGAAGGCATGTTATTTTACTGAAACTTTATAtcagattttttcttttatcaagaGATGAGAAAACTTCAATATCAGTAGTTATCATAAGTTATCACTCATGAATCGTAGGTTGCTAGTTAATTTGTAATATTGAggatatttgtataaattgtttaagcatatttaatttgtaatattGAGGATATTTCATGTAACTAATAAATTTAAGGATACTTAAGTTGTttaatataaatgaataaaaactaTCAACACTTTTTTCCCAAGCTTACTACAATTCAGcaccttatttttttaaaaaatatactaccTCAACGTATATTTACTTGTCAAATTTTAGCTTGATACAcatattaagaaataataattaatataataaatttatcattttatttctattaattaataGAATGTCAAATTTTAGCTTGATACAcatattaagaaataataattaatataataaatttatcattttacttcTATTAATTAATAGGATGTCAAATTCAttacaaaaaaagaatttttttttatttattaaaaataacaaataaaataaaaaacaaataaaaaaaatatgacaagtaAATCGAGACTAAAGGAGTAATTGTTTACTCCAATATTTGCTTATCACTTATCAGCTACCAAACTCatgtattttatattgaaaaaatgtTCAATTTGACTAGCAATTCAGGTTTGagattatctttttaaaaaaaaagattgtttaGATAGTAATCATCTTGTGAATTTTAGTGTTTATGAGAGCAAAAAGTGTGACAGAGaggagtaaaaataaaaataaaaataaaaatcatcttcatgattaaaaaaaaaaaagaaaaaaggaagaacaaTTTTAGCTCATATAATTCCCCAGTTTTCCACTCTATCTAAACAGTGTCTCCccaatttaaaaatgaataaggcTTAAAATCACTTCAACCAAATTTTGCTTAGTGCAATTGGGATTTTACACAAATGGCGGTTTCATCCTCACACGCTgcattttcttttctctcacCTCTTCGGTCTCACTCAATCGTCCCGGAGACCAGTTTGCTTAGCTTCAATCCTGCTCTCGTCGGATATCCTTTCACAGCCACCAATCGTCGCCGGCCGTTCATTATCACAGTCTCTTCCAGTAAGTTGTTTCGCTTCCTCTATCTTCTATGTGAAATTGaatgtttttgttgttaatctatcaaaaaaattatactgtCAGAATCCAAAAATGAACTCTCAGTTGATAAGAAAAGGCAGTTACTTGAACAATACGGGTTAAATCCGGATGAGTACTTATCTGAACCATCTCCAAAGGTACGTCGTTCTCTCTTTTACCCtctatgaaaaaatattatttatttcatttaaaataaaattaaaatgggGACTGAATAGACGTTAATGTAGATGTTTCTTACAGATGACCTTAACTAGATTGAATTgagttatattaattaattgatattaacAGTAGTGTTTTCATTGGAGTTATAGacaaagaagagaagagaacaATCCAAGAGCGGAACCGGAAAACAGGTTCTAGTAGAAGAACCTAAACATACACGGGAGACACATAAATTGCTTCAGGTTTGCATTTTGTTAGCTGAATCTGTGGCTACTAATGAGAGAATTCCCTTTTTTTCGACTCATTTGTtgataattcaagtatattaagATTCCACTGTGAAGTGTGATAATCCAAATATTGTATGGACTTGATACCATAAAATTTTGCATGTCTACACTTAGCAAACTAGGTGAGCTAGTCATATAAAGTACTAAGAAAAAAGTTTGTAATTCATTTCCAAGTACACATGTCATGTGATGATGCAATTGTTGTCAGACAAGCAAGTAGTTGTGATATCTTTGCTATAAAAGGACTTTTTTGTTCAGGTAGTTGGGGGGACGGCTCGAAGGAAGAAATTACTCTCACCAAAGAGCATGGATGTGCGTCCCATGATGGAAGTTGTAAAAGCTGCTGCATTTGGTATTTTGCAAGTGAGATTCTTATTAGCCATTAAGAGCAGTTCGTCTTTCATGTAAAGCAAGTTACACTGTTTTAATGttgttaaataaaaattgttctCTGCTGTCTAGGCAGCGGGTGGTTGCCCTGCATCTTTGAGGCCTGGCCGTTGGTTGGACCTATATAGTGGGACAGGATCAGTTGGTATAGAAGCCATCAGCCGAGGGTGTTCTGAGGTTAGCATTTAATTTGTAACAGCCCTTTCTGGAACATATgctaaattttatttacttattacATAGTGATATTTTTATTGTCTCTGCTTGATTTTATTCTTAAGTTAGCTGTTGATTTGTGGagctttatattttattcagtTTTTCCATGTCATGTTGCTCTCATACCATTTGTGTTTCATATTTCTGTTTGCAAACTCCTAGGTGCATTTTGTTGAGATGGACCCTTGGGTTGTCTCAGATGTTCTCCGGCCAAATTTAGAATGGACTGGTTTCCTTGATGCGTCTGTCATACATACCGTCCGTGTTGAAAGCTTCTTGGAGCGTGCCGAACATTTTCTTGGTAAGAGTTTCTCTTCCTGATGTTGCCCCACAAGCGGAGTAAGTTAGGGAGTTAATGGTATCATGAATCAGTAATTCTGATTTAACGTCCAATAGGATATCCCTCTCTCTCTTAAAAGGCTCATCAAATATTTTATCTGATGTTTTCTTGTACAATTCTGTACAAAAATAAAAGGTTATTACTCACTCCGAAATGTATTAGAAACAAGGTTCATTACTTGTCCtggaaatattaaaaaataaggtTTTTTTGCGAAGGAAACAGAAAATGAAACGCCTTGAACATTTTTACTGAAGTAAAAATCTAAAAAACCATAGGCTATCCTGATGCCTTTATATCACTTGTGGTATCTCTTTTCTCAAACTGAGACCTTGTTCACTATCATTGCATAAGTCAATCAAGGTGCAAGTTGGAGGTAAGCCTTTCTTTCTTGATGCCTAATATGGTGCTAATAGTAGACTGCCTATAACTGTTACCATTGATGAGGTTTCTTATCCCACTGATGAAACATATTTCGAAGGCATGCTGTTTAGCAAATATGGACTGCTTTATAGATTTAGGTCTTTTAAGTCAAACAATGGCAAAGGTAGTTGTGATCTGCATACCGCAATAGTTATTTGTCAGTAACATTGCACATGGAGGTCTCTAAATGAAACTTAACCAGACATCTAACATTTATCACCTGCAGTTGGTATTGGTAATAATCTGGTAGAAGAGAGTGATAAGAGGGGTTCAGATTAGGGGATGGGTCATTACAGATATGGTTGGTGCTAATTCATAACATGCTTGGCGCCAGACCAGCTCAACAGACTTTCTGGAGGTTCCCTCGATATTGTTGTTGATTGTGGCTAGTCAATCCTTTAAATCTAACTTCACCAATCCTGTGCTTCTGAAAATTTTGCAAGCCGTATAGTTTCTCTTCTCTTTGTTCACATGCgtgatttcttttgttgtttcgTTTGGCAGTCTTCAAGAACTAACAGTTGGTTACAACTTTGAGGGATGATGTGTTCCAAAAACAAAGCTCTAACCATGAAAATTCTATGCTGCTCTTTTACTGAAATATAACAATCTAGgatttatatttactttttagGTAAAGATGGGAGCTTTGATTATATTAGTGTTACACCACCATATGCTGTTGTTGATTACAGTATATTAATGgatcaaatttcaaaatcatcAATTGTGGGCGAAAATACATTTATAGTAAGTGCTTCAGTATATTGTGCTTTGTAAGTCCATTGTGTTCCTTTCTGCCCATAAATTTCTTGTGGTAATTGTCAGCATGTTTTTGTGTATTCAGCTGGTGGAGTACCCTTTCAGAACTGACATGCTGGATTCATGTGGTTGCCTTGTTAAGGTATTGAGCAGCTCATTCTCTCAGTATTAAGAACAGCACTATCCCCCTATGATACTCGAGTGCATGTACTAGGACTTCTATTTTGGATGttatcattaaaaatatcgtTGATTGCTTTCTGCATTCTATCTTTAGTAGATGTGTTTGGGTGGTGTTTTCTCTTCAACAGAAACTAAAATGTTTTGAAGAGCTAGCTGGATGTATGGTTCCATCATACATCTACACAAGAACTAATTCTCTTTCTATTGTTACTAAAAATACAGATATCTGATCGGCGGTTTGGTCGAACGCATTTGGCAATATATGGACCAAAGTGGGCACTGAAAAAGAAATATGTAGAGAAGACAAAGAGAAAGCAGGAAAAGCTGGATTTGCTCAAGGAAGTGGAGATTTCAGCATCGTAAATTTAGCTAAAGAGGATCGCATAACACATCTTATAGTCAAGAGGTGATGTAAAATGTTGTCAGACAGTTGATTGCCCCAGTTCTCACCATTCATTTACATGGTAATTTTCCTTTGTCCTGACCTTATATATCGTTTAATAGTCTCGCCTGGAATATCTTATGATTAATTTGATGGATCTTTAACCTGCAGGTCGATTTCTTCTTGGGGCATTCTGCATCACCTAGCTCCCCCATTTGTATGCCGTACTTGACTCAGTGACTCACTCGTAATGCACATCCATCCATAAGAAGGCGTCACGAGTTTTCTGCAGGAGTTTGCTAGTAAATGTAGATATATACTAGTCTTACCTATTTTACACCTAATGGATTTCTAAAGTGACATTTATATGCCATACCTTGCTTATCCTTGCCTTGGCTGACATGCCTTACATTATTATGCTATTGGAGAATGCtgaagaaattttattttcaaatttcaaaatgttGATCTGATCCCCATGAATTTCCTCCAGCATTCACTTTTCAACATCAAATTGAAGTTGTATATGGAAAAATTGGTGTATTTCcgaatttttgaattaaaagctGGATTAGGAGCATGATTTCTTTTGTAAAGATAGGTCAAGAAAGATGGAAATGGACCACGATAATTAGTACCTTGAGTTATATCAGAGGTAGCTTCTCTGTCCCATACCTCTAAACTGAAGAGTAAAGTATGTCAGTATATGAGCTTCTAATAATTGGGAACCCCCATGATTCAGTATGATCTCTCTTATCTAATGGAGCAGATTAAGTGTGACTAAAATGTTTTGCTATTGAATGTGGGTGTCTTTAGTCTGATAAGCTCAACattatttcaaacttttgatgATTGATGTCATCTTATTTCAAAGTTTGGTTGGTATCAGTTGTCCTGGGTTAAAGTTATTCTACTTCATCACTAGTGTGCCAAACTATGTGTGCAATCATTCCATCTTTGATATTCTCATGTAcacttttatatctttttttcttgaaagcTTTATATTCGATAGGGACCATACATTATTGGCCTGACAGTGATTAGAACATACTGCTTAGCAGACTCAAGCATATATACTAATAATGTGCCCTCTTCTACGATTTTTTTTATACTAACGGTgtatataaaagttaaaactcTTTGTGTTATATGTTCTAATGACTAGAGACTTGATAATATGGTCAGAAGGTTTTAATTTCTTTTGCCGGCACTTCTTTTCAGGAAATTCCTTTTACAGTTTCTTTGGAGAAAATACAAAGACGTCAAGtatattcaaattaattctggaataaagaacaaaattttctttgatttgcTCTTGCaatgattttgaatttgatgGCTCCTTCTTGCGTCCAAATCACCTTTTCGATGCCAGCAATCATGAATGTCCAATACTCAAAAtctaatatgaaatttaaatttgatgagTTTAACCTGAATTTTCGTCAGCATTTTAAACTTGGTAGTTTAACCCTTTAAGTTCTTTggggaaaaaaaaatacacagtTGAAATTATGGATTAATTTTATGTGCTGAACTTTCTAAGTCCCCTTGGCTATGTTATACCTGCACTAACGAGGTGATAAATAATTGGACATCTTACTTTATTATAAACTGTTGTCAGCCTATACCTACGCCTAATTCTCTTCACTTTTTACCCCACATCTTCAGATTACCTTTCCCTTTTGTTGCTTTTGGTCTTTGGATATAACCAACTTTAACTTTTTCATGCTATATATTAATCTTaggcaaataaaaaatatccatTTAAGAGCATCCCAAGAACAGAATACATTTGTTTCTGTCTACATAGGACCAGAGGAAATTTTGGTGTTGGGTGTGTTCCTCTGATTCACAAATGTGCATTGAAGATCAAAGACGGGAAAATTTGAGATAGTGACACTGGAGTTATGGGTGGTGATGGTGCCGGCCGTGGCAGCAGTTTATTGATGGCtcttcttttacttatttttctctctattgtTTCTGCTGAGATTTTAGTAAAGCCTGCAGCGAAAACAGTTACTGGAACGACAAGCAATCAACATTTAGACACTGGAAGGATAATAGAAACAGAAAGGCATTCTCTTCAAAGGA
This window of the Solanum pennellii chromosome 2, SPENNV200 genome carries:
- the LOC107008772 gene encoding CLAVATA3/ESR (CLE)-related protein 25, with amino-acid sequence MGGDGAGRGSSLLMALLLLIFLSIVSAEILVKPAAKTVTGTTSNQHLDTGRIIETERHSLQRTNLNYVSKRRVPSEPDPIHNREAGEHMITRIRA
- the LOC107011882 gene encoding uncharacterized protein LOC107011882; translation: MAVSSSHAAFSFLSPLRSHSIVPETSLLSFNPALVGYPFTATNRRRPFIITVSSKSKNELSVDKKRQLLEQYGLNPDEYLSEPSPKTKKRREQSKSGTGKQVLVEEPKHTRETHKLLQVVGGTARRKKLLSPKSMDVRPMMEVVKAAAFGILQAAGGCPASLRPGRWLDLYSGTGSVGIEAISRGCSEVHFVEMDPWVVSDVLRPNLEWTGFLDASVIHTVRVESFLERAEHFLGKDGSFDYISVTPPYAVVDYSILMDQISKSSIVGENTFILVEYPFRTDMLDSCGCLVKISDRRFGRTHLAIYGPKWALKKKYVEKTKRKQEKLDLLKEVEISAS